In Mucilaginibacter celer, one DNA window encodes the following:
- a CDS encoding DUF1801 domain-containing protein → MKTKKAEQPLADTPGVDAYMQKLDHPLKNVLEALRQIILSVDPELGEHIKWNAPSFLYTGEMKPFNPKEYKRYVIVSNLFQKDCIRLVFWRGDLINDTTGFLTGDYADGRRLAFFRSMDEVKEKEEVLRNAIKVWLSVLDK, encoded by the coding sequence ATGAAAACCAAAAAAGCAGAGCAGCCCTTAGCCGATACCCCCGGCGTTGATGCCTATATGCAAAAGCTGGATCATCCGCTTAAAAATGTACTGGAAGCCTTAAGGCAAATCATCCTCAGCGTTGATCCCGAACTGGGCGAGCACATTAAATGGAATGCGCCCAGCTTTTTGTATACGGGGGAGATGAAGCCTTTTAACCCCAAAGAGTACAAGCGTTATGTAATTGTATCCAACCTGTTTCAGAAAGATTGCATCAGGCTGGTGTTTTGGCGCGGCGATTTGATTAACGATACAACAGGATTTTTAACCGGAGATTATGCGGATGGCAGGCGACTGGCATTTTTTCGTAGCATGGACGAGGTGAAGGAAAAGGAAGAAGTTTTGCGTAACGCCATTAAGGTGTGGCTTTCGGTATTGGATAAATAG
- a CDS encoding DUF1348 family protein — MEQKLPLPPFTRETAIQKVQLAEDAWNSQDPARVSLAYTIDTEWRNRSEFINGRQQVVEFLTRKWQKEFSYKLKKELWAFTDNRIAVRFEYEYHNADGEWFRAYGNENWEFDENGLMQKRYASINDLPITEQDRRL; from the coding sequence ATGGAACAGAAACTTCCCCTCCCTCCTTTTACACGGGAAACTGCTATACAAAAAGTTCAGCTGGCCGAAGATGCCTGGAACAGCCAGGACCCGGCCCGCGTATCCTTAGCCTACACCATCGATACCGAATGGCGCAACCGCTCGGAATTTATTAACGGGCGCCAACAGGTGGTTGAATTTTTAACCCGCAAGTGGCAAAAAGAATTCAGCTATAAGCTAAAAAAAGAGCTTTGGGCCTTTACCGATAACCGCATTGCCGTGCGTTTTGAGTACGAATACCACAATGCCGATGGCGAATGGTTCCGTGCCTATGGTAATGAAAACTGGGAGTTTGATGAAAACGGACTGATGCAAAAACGCTATGCCAGCATCAATGATTTGCCTATTACCGAACAAGACAGGCGGCTGTAA
- a CDS encoding PorP/SprF family type IX secretion system membrane protein, which produces MPKLSFALLCVLTLFTIRANAQQPTRYTQYMNNLTLLNPAYSLVDNTGSISTLVRKQLIGINGAPATYAINGNLPIESINGSAGFIVQNDEIAVEHQFQANAYFAKAIQLTETDFLGVSLNGGFKNYRANYSQLDDNDPQFRNDVRETRPNIGFGVIYFTKDYYLGISAPELTLRSLGTASVQTGSNFRNHYYLSGAYLATVGDDVQFKPAALVGLTRGQDALVNVSGTLYLKETLGIGANYSTNKQVAGILSINTSTIKIGYSYQFNASSGLSNSYSAAHEVTLSYRFGKNATNNRLL; this is translated from the coding sequence ATGCCTAAACTAAGCTTCGCGCTGCTGTGCGTGCTGACCTTATTCACCATAAGGGCAAACGCACAGCAGCCTACCCGGTACACACAGTACATGAACAACCTAACCTTGTTAAACCCGGCTTATTCGTTAGTGGATAATACAGGTTCGATAAGTACACTGGTACGTAAACAATTAATAGGTATTAACGGTGCCCCCGCCACCTATGCCATCAACGGTAATCTGCCCATCGAATCGATAAACGGTTCGGCGGGTTTTATTGTTCAGAACGACGAGATAGCTGTAGAGCACCAGTTTCAGGCCAACGCGTATTTTGCCAAAGCCATTCAGCTAACCGAAACCGACTTTTTGGGCGTATCGCTTAACGGCGGCTTTAAAAATTACCGGGCCAACTATTCGCAATTAGATGATAACGATCCGCAATTCAGGAATGATGTAAGAGAAACCAGACCAAATATCGGTTTCGGGGTCATTTACTTTACCAAAGATTATTACCTGGGCATATCAGCTCCCGAACTTACCTTGCGCAGCCTTGGCACGGCGTCGGTGCAAACAGGCAGTAATTTTCGTAATCACTACTACTTGTCGGGCGCGTATTTAGCCACTGTTGGCGATGATGTGCAATTTAAGCCCGCCGCCCTGGTTGGGCTTACCCGCGGGCAGGATGCATTGGTAAATGTTTCGGGCACTTTGTATCTGAAGGAAACTTTGGGGATAGGGGCTAATTACAGCACCAACAAACAGGTGGCCGGGATCTTGAGCATCAATACCTCGACCATTAAAATAGGGTATAGCTATCAGTTCAACGCCTCATCAGGCCTGAGCAATTCATATAGTGCCGCACACGAGGTGACCTTAAGTTACCGTTTTGGCAAAAATGCTACAAACAACAGGTTGCTGTAA
- a CDS encoding cadherin-like beta sandwich domain-containing protein, whose translation MLKHLLLLKKHFSKLPGLGVAFVLMLMLLGLAGSSQAQVYYLTNDATSGSSSGTDGISRMGYDGASATALGSGFTNSPALLQVDLPNNRAFVYEAFSSSPPTNLAIKVVNLTSGAVITTIPLALTGRIQSIKYDPINDYIYYVVQDATPTSASTTNDALIRVKPDGTGSTTLITGFCTNPSFLALDIAHNRVFVYQNLFSDHSFKVLTLSGNTASLTATLPTATVPAPMVGVDCEYDAATDYIYFLTSDNAAGTTATANDALYKMHSDGTGQTTVKASVIPSVQYQLALDAGNNRAFLIDNSSSEKAIYSVSLADGTTTKVKTVFGVTSSLITGIWVPARAILSTTAASNISSTTVTLGGNITRSDVSVTERGVVYSSSNTTPTTADSKVTGGTGTGSFTVNTSGLSPVTTYYVRAYAISGAGTSYGSVQTFTTLSNDASLSALTTSSGSLSPSFSGSTTAYNVSVSNATTSITVTPTRNNANATIKVNGTAVTSGTASGSISLNVGDNTITVVGLAQDGITTRTYTLTVNRAKFTQVITFAALPSKTYGNADFAPGATVNSSLTVSYSSDNTAVATIVGGQIHVVSAGTANITASQAGDANNLAAANVTQSLTVSKAAVTVTANAASKTYGDADPSLTYGITTGALVGSDTFSGSLSRAAGTDAGTYAITQGSLALSANYTLSFVGANLTVNKRPITIAPVPASKVYGDADPGAYPYNIAGSGLAGSDGMSGSFTRAAGEIPGTYALALGTKHPINSTTGVDQSNNYTLTFTPEYLTISKRAITLKPQPATKVYGSADPAFPYQFVVGSVAPGEGMTGSFGRAAGEDVGTYALTLGTKGPVNASTGVSTADYYTISFVSDNLTITKKTINVTANLASKVYGDADPTLPYTADALSFGDTFTGALTRAAGESVGTYAISQGTLALNAGNYTLNFTGSTFTISKKVISVTANAATKAYGDADPAFTYTADALVGSDSFSGSLTRSPGEIPGNYAINQGSLALSNNYTISYTSADLTIGKRSITVNANLINKQYGDADPALTYTLTGSLVTGDAFSGSLSRQAGESTGSYVIQKGTLTAGAYYDITFNENDFVIAKRNVTVNINSASKYYGDPDPDFTYTIVSGSLLPGDHFTGALTRAAGETGVQNYAITRGTLAIDNPDYTLSVTPSVLAINQAPLTVTVDNKTKKQGEANPVFTFTYSGFKNGEGPADLVSQAQATTTAGTNSPAGTYSIYAGYVASPNYTANYVDGVLTILPVSHDASLSNITLAGLSLSPAFDSATTFYEADAGDANSVTITPTVNEAHATLTINGDVATSGSAKTYSLYGGTNYIQVNVTAEDGTSTNSYLVLVNKNRAVDANLTALSIGGNAVPGFDPNVTTYALSVPYSTASVTVAAVLSDPHGMVSLNVNGTPVEGGAESPVNLIEGDNVIKVKVRAENPSVSKTYTVTVHRAEKVNDASLASLTTSPVSLLVSTSVSGTVVNYTTSVDPAAGSISLIATAKYALSTIKINGVTTPSGAASAPISLTDATTVISTVVTAPDGVTTKTYNITVNKTGSNDALVGLTMDPSSILVSAGVVGNQTTYNTSVAAGTTSVRITPKGRDANVSVKINDVPVANQTQSAPIPLNASGVTPVTVVATAQDGVTVRNYVINVSRNGSNNVNLAGIKFSAPSTTVVTSNDAELARYTVTVGSTVSSITLQPTLQDPNATLYVNGLPQASGAVSDPINLFSDRPTPVNVYVAAQDGVSGKLYIYSFVRSDAQNTTLTLKLDPSSVLIKTGTTANVITYTTSVSADVSSVTITPTAAVTGTSIKVNGSVVNSGSASAPIALNATGTTSIGVVITAADGITTKTNTVIVSKTGSNNASASFRLNVAGVPVVTSSSGSVYNYSVSVDNAVNSVKVIPTTQNAFATTMINGLAVANNTESASIALNASGETIVTAIVTAEDGLTTKTYNIAIKKNGSNDALVGLKTDVNSVLVSTGIAGNQTRLVTSVGADVSSLRLTATGRDPNVTIKMNGVPVLNGVASDPIALNATGVTTVTTEVTAQDGVTVRIFILEISRNGSNNAGLASFKFTPALSLTTVSNTTTAAVSTATVANSVSSVKVTPVAINAGATITVNGSPVNSGVLSDAIALAVGINTVTIAVTAEDGVTTKTYTVNITRDAGGSSFVARNNFDATNEAAALTVHSAVSPNGDGINDVLTIDGINSYPENKLSIINSTGLAVNEIKNYDNSTRVFDGHAQNGTLQKPGTYFYVLEYQDGKETKRKTGYIILKY comes from the coding sequence ATGTTAAAACATTTACTTCTACTTAAAAAGCATTTTTCAAAACTACCCGGTTTAGGGGTGGCATTTGTATTGATGCTGATGTTGCTTGGATTGGCCGGGAGCAGCCAGGCGCAGGTTTATTATTTAACCAACGATGCAACCAGCGGCTCGTCATCGGGCACCGACGGAATAAGCCGGATGGGCTACGATGGTGCATCTGCAACAGCCCTTGGCTCGGGGTTCACCAATTCGCCGGCGTTATTGCAGGTAGATTTGCCCAACAACAGGGCTTTTGTCTATGAGGCTTTTTCATCCAGCCCGCCAACCAACCTGGCTATAAAAGTAGTTAACCTTACTTCGGGTGCTGTTATAACAACTATTCCGCTGGCACTTACAGGCCGGATCCAATCCATTAAATACGACCCTATTAACGATTATATTTATTATGTAGTTCAGGATGCTACACCAACTTCTGCTTCAACCACCAATGATGCGCTGATCAGGGTTAAGCCCGATGGTACCGGTTCAACAACTTTAATAACCGGTTTTTGTACCAATCCATCGTTCCTGGCCCTTGATATAGCTCATAACCGGGTGTTTGTTTACCAAAATCTTTTTTCTGATCACTCATTTAAAGTGCTTACGCTTTCGGGCAATACTGCAAGTTTAACCGCCACATTGCCTACAGCTACTGTTCCGGCACCGATGGTAGGTGTTGATTGCGAATATGACGCTGCTACCGATTATATTTATTTTTTAACATCAGATAATGCCGCCGGTACTACGGCCACTGCTAACGATGCTTTGTATAAAATGCATTCGGACGGTACCGGGCAAACTACCGTTAAAGCATCGGTAATCCCAAGCGTACAATATCAGCTGGCTTTAGATGCCGGTAATAACCGCGCATTTTTAATTGATAACAGTTCATCTGAAAAAGCTATTTACTCAGTTAGTCTTGCCGATGGTACAACAACTAAAGTAAAAACAGTATTTGGGGTAACAAGCAGTTTGATAACCGGTATTTGGGTACCTGCCCGCGCTATACTCAGCACAACAGCAGCAAGCAACATATCATCAACAACGGTTACTTTAGGCGGCAACATTACCCGCAGCGATGTAAGCGTAACCGAGCGCGGGGTGGTATACAGTTCAAGCAATACCACACCAACAACTGCCGATAGCAAGGTAACCGGCGGTACCGGTACAGGTTCGTTTACAGTAAACACTTCGGGCCTGAGCCCGGTTACCACCTACTATGTTAGGGCTTACGCTATAAGCGGGGCGGGCACATCATATGGCAGTGTACAAACATTCACTACCTTATCTAACGATGCTTCGCTTTCGGCACTTACAACCAGTTCGGGCAGCCTTAGTCCATCGTTTTCAGGCAGTACAACGGCTTATAACGTTTCGGTGAGTAATGCCACAACTTCAATAACCGTAACACCTACCAGGAACAATGCCAACGCCACAATAAAAGTTAACGGTACCGCTGTTACATCAGGTACGGCATCAGGCAGCATCAGCCTGAATGTTGGTGATAATACCATAACAGTTGTTGGTTTGGCGCAGGATGGTATCACTACCAGAACCTATACTTTAACCGTAAACAGGGCTAAATTTACACAGGTTATAACTTTTGCCGCGCTACCTTCAAAAACTTATGGCAATGCTGATTTTGCGCCGGGCGCTACCGTAAACAGCAGCTTAACAGTTAGCTACAGCAGTGATAATACCGCAGTTGCCACTATAGTTGGCGGGCAAATTCATGTTGTAAGCGCGGGTACGGCAAACATCACCGCCTCGCAGGCCGGTGATGCCAATAACCTGGCTGCCGCCAATGTTACGCAAAGCCTTACCGTTAGTAAAGCTGCCGTTACTGTAACCGCCAATGCTGCAAGTAAAACTTACGGCGATGCCGATCCTTCATTAACTTATGGTATAACTACCGGCGCGTTAGTTGGCAGCGATACTTTTAGCGGTTCGCTTAGCCGGGCAGCGGGCACCGATGCAGGTACTTATGCCATAACACAGGGCAGCCTTGCCTTAAGCGCTAATTATACCCTTTCGTTTGTTGGTGCCAATTTAACTGTCAACAAAAGGCCAATTACAATTGCGCCGGTGCCTGCAAGTAAAGTTTATGGCGATGCCGATCCGGGAGCTTATCCTTATAATATAGCAGGAAGCGGGCTGGCCGGCAGCGATGGTATGTCCGGCTCGTTTACCCGGGCTGCAGGAGAAATTCCTGGTACTTATGCCTTAGCTTTGGGTACCAAGCACCCGATAAACTCCACAACGGGTGTCGACCAGAGTAACAACTATACACTCACGTTTACCCCCGAATATTTAACCATCAGCAAACGGGCTATAACCCTCAAACCCCAGCCGGCTACTAAGGTTTACGGCAGTGCCGATCCTGCGTTCCCTTATCAGTTTGTTGTAGGTTCGGTTGCACCGGGTGAGGGGATGACCGGTAGTTTTGGCCGTGCCGCAGGCGAAGATGTAGGCACTTATGCCTTAACCTTAGGCACTAAAGGGCCTGTAAATGCGTCAACAGGCGTTTCAACAGCCGATTATTATACCATATCGTTCGTGTCTGATAATTTAACCATCACCAAAAAAACAATTAATGTAACAGCAAACCTTGCAAGTAAGGTTTATGGAGATGCCGATCCAACCTTGCCTTATACTGCTGATGCGCTAAGCTTTGGTGATACGTTTACAGGCGCACTAACACGTGCAGCAGGCGAAAGCGTAGGCACCTACGCCATAAGCCAGGGCACACTGGCTTTAAATGCCGGTAACTACACACTTAATTTTACCGGCTCAACCTTTACCATATCCAAAAAAGTGATCAGCGTAACCGCCAACGCGGCTACCAAAGCTTATGGCGATGCCGACCCTGCATTTACCTATACAGCCGATGCCCTGGTAGGCAGCGATAGCTTTAGCGGTTCATTAACCCGTAGCCCGGGCGAAATTCCGGGCAACTATGCCATTAACCAGGGTTCGCTTGCTTTAAGTAATAATTATACCATCAGCTACACCAGTGCCGATTTAACTATCGGTAAGCGCAGTATCACCGTAAACGCAAACCTGATTAATAAACAGTATGGCGATGCCGATCCTGCTTTAACTTATACCTTAACAGGATCATTAGTAACCGGCGATGCGTTTTCGGGTTCGCTAAGCAGGCAGGCGGGCGAAAGCACCGGCTCGTACGTTATTCAAAAAGGAACCTTAACGGCGGGTGCTTATTATGATATCACCTTTAATGAAAATGATTTTGTTATTGCTAAACGTAATGTTACGGTAAATATCAATTCGGCGTCTAAATATTATGGCGATCCTGATCCTGATTTCACCTATACCATCGTCAGCGGTTCATTATTGCCGGGCGATCATTTTACCGGTGCGCTTACACGTGCAGCAGGCGAAACAGGAGTTCAGAACTACGCAATCACCAGAGGTACATTAGCCATCGATAATCCTGACTATACCTTATCAGTAACCCCTTCGGTACTTGCCATTAACCAGGCACCACTTACGGTAACTGTTGATAATAAAACCAAAAAACAAGGGGAGGCCAACCCGGTATTCACCTTTACTTACAGCGGCTTTAAAAACGGAGAAGGCCCTGCCGATCTGGTTAGCCAGGCACAGGCCACTACAACTGCCGGTACAAATTCGCCGGCAGGCACTTATTCTATTTATGCGGGATATGTTGCCTCGCCAAACTATACGGCCAATTATGTAGATGGCGTGCTTACCATATTACCGGTATCGCATGATGCCTCGCTTTCAAATATCACTTTGGCCGGTTTAAGCCTGAGCCCGGCTTTTGACAGTGCTACTACTTTTTATGAAGCCGATGCAGGCGATGCAAATTCTGTTACCATTACCCCAACTGTTAATGAGGCGCATGCTACCCTAACTATTAATGGCGATGTTGCTACTTCAGGCTCGGCCAAAACGTATAGCCTGTATGGCGGTACCAACTATATACAGGTAAATGTTACTGCCGAAGACGGAACAAGCACCAACAGCTACCTGGTGCTGGTTAATAAAAACAGGGCGGTTGATGCTAATCTTACTGCTTTGTCAATTGGTGGCAATGCTGTACCCGGTTTTGACCCTAATGTTACCACTTATGCTTTATCGGTACCTTACAGCACTGCTTCGGTTACGGTTGCTGCCGTATTGAGCGATCCGCATGGCATGGTAAGCTTAAATGTGAATGGCACACCGGTTGAAGGCGGCGCCGAAAGTCCGGTTAATTTGATTGAGGGCGATAATGTGATAAAAGTCAAGGTACGTGCCGAAAATCCATCGGTTAGCAAAACGTATACGGTAACCGTACATCGCGCCGAAAAAGTAAACGATGCAAGCCTGGCTTCACTTACTACCAGTCCGGTATCATTATTAGTAAGCACATCGGTATCAGGTACTGTTGTAAATTACACCACTTCGGTAGATCCTGCTGCGGGCAGTATTTCACTAATCGCGACAGCCAAATATGCGCTTTCAACCATTAAAATAAATGGTGTGACTACACCGAGCGGGGCTGCTTCAGCGCCTATATCATTAACGGATGCCACAACTGTGATAAGCACGGTAGTAACAGCGCCCGATGGTGTAACCACCAAAACCTATAATATTACTGTTAATAAAACAGGATCGAACGATGCTTTAGTGGGTTTAACAATGGATCCAAGCTCAATTTTAGTATCGGCAGGCGTTGTGGGTAATCAAACTACTTATAATACATCTGTGGCCGCCGGTACTACCAGCGTACGCATAACCCCTAAGGGTCGCGATGCCAATGTATCTGTCAAAATAAATGATGTACCTGTTGCTAACCAAACCCAATCGGCACCAATACCGCTAAACGCGAGCGGAGTTACGCCTGTTACCGTGGTAGCTACCGCGCAGGATGGTGTAACTGTGCGTAATTATGTTATTAATGTAAGCCGTAACGGATCAAACAATGTTAACCTGGCGGGTATTAAATTCAGCGCACCGTCAACCACGGTGGTAACCAGTAATGATGCCGAACTGGCCAGGTACACCGTAACCGTTGGCAGTACGGTTAGCAGTATTACGCTGCAGCCCACGCTACAAGATCCGAACGCTACGTTATACGTAAATGGTCTACCACAGGCCAGCGGTGCGGTTTCTGACCCTATCAATCTGTTCAGTGACCGCCCTACACCGGTAAATGTGTATGTGGCGGCGCAGGATGGTGTATCGGGCAAATTATATATTTACTCGTTTGTGCGGAGCGATGCTCAGAACACCACCCTGACACTTAAACTCGACCCCTCATCAGTGCTAATAAAAACCGGCACAACGGCCAATGTTATCACTTATACTACATCTGTATCTGCCGATGTAAGCAGCGTAACTATAACGCCTACCGCAGCCGTAACAGGCACTTCCATAAAAGTGAATGGCAGTGTAGTAAATAGCGGCTCGGCATCGGCACCCATAGCCCTTAATGCAACGGGTACTACCAGTATAGGTGTTGTAATTACCGCTGCCGATGGCATTACTACCAAAACCAACACAGTTATTGTAAGCAAAACGGGTTCAAATAACGCCAGCGCTTCTTTCAGGCTTAATGTTGCGGGCGTGCCGGTAGTTACATCATCATCCGGTTCGGTTTACAACTACAGTGTGTCTGTAGATAATGCAGTAAATAGTGTAAAGGTTATACCTACCACTCAAAACGCGTTTGCCACTACAATGATTAACGGGTTGGCGGTGGCCAATAACACCGAATCGGCCTCGATTGCTCTTAATGCATCCGGCGAAACGATTGTTACAGCAATAGTTACAGCCGAAGACGGTTTAACAACTAAAACGTATAATATCGCTATAAAGAAAAATGGATCGAACGATGCTTTGGTGGGTTTAAAAACCGATGTTAATTCGGTGCTTGTTTCTACCGGCATTGCGGGTAATCAAACCAGGTTGGTAACATCGGTTGGGGCGGATGTTAGCAGTTTAAGGCTAACCGCTACCGGCCGCGACCCTAATGTAACTATTAAAATGAACGGTGTGCCTGTGTTGAACGGCGTAGCCTCAGATCCGATTGCGCTGAATGCCACCGGCGTTACTACAGTTACAACCGAGGTAACAGCACAGGATGGAGTTACGGTACGGATCTTTATTTTAGAGATAAGCCGCAACGGATCAAATAACGCAGGTTTGGCATCGTTTAAGTTTACACCGGCATTAAGTCTTACCACGGTAAGCAATACTACAACAGCGGCTGTTTCAACCGCAACGGTAGCTAATTCGGTTTCGAGTGTTAAGGTAACACCCGTTGCCATTAACGCAGGGGCAACTATAACTGTAAATGGTAGCCCTGTTAACAGCGGCGTGCTATCAGATGCTATAGCGTTGGCCGTTGGCATTAATACGGTAACCATAGCTGTAACTGCCGAGGATGGCGTAACAACCAAAACATACACCGTAAACATAACAAGGGATGCGGGCGGCTCATCATTTGTAGCGCGAAACAATTTTGATGCGACTAATGAGGCTGCTGCTTTAACAGTACATTCGGCCGTATCACCTAACGGGGATGGTATTAATGATGTGCTTACCATTGATGGAATTAACAGTTATCCTGAAAATAAATTATCGATAATAAATAGCACCGGACTTGCTGTAAATGAGATAAAAAATTACGATAATAGTACACGGGTATTTGACGGGCACGCACAGAATGGTACGCTGCAAAAACCGGGTACTTACTTCTACGTGCTGGAATACCAGGATGGTAAAGAAACTAAGCGCAAAACAGGATATATCATACTAAAATACTAA
- a CDS encoding methionyl-tRNA formyltransferase, giving the protein MKIGIVSNSKICIPLLSYLSNYNKAGVMLYLGKSENPDLNINEIIGFCKARNISVYTEHDKEELYAWQQMLNPDILFFSGYSHKVSVARLEDVKYGVYNIHFGKLPVFRGPSPVFWQLKKGEPNLSLTIHRLSDKFDSGAVVWEHHIKNEEHCNYSYVNDVFSDLQVRGVLDVLEYISHNRPLNQVAQDETRAVYYNKPQLADIMINWEQMTAREIINLIKACTPWNRGASSLINGHELKILDAEQVPVARANTAPGTIDITNKTFNVTCVNGASLNVNFFNINNTSIPARHAGFYGLKTGQQFMSKL; this is encoded by the coding sequence ATGAAAATAGGCATTGTATCAAATTCAAAAATCTGCATACCCCTGCTTTCTTATTTAAGTAATTATAATAAAGCAGGGGTTATGCTCTATCTCGGCAAATCCGAGAACCCCGATCTGAATATTAATGAGATCATCGGGTTTTGCAAAGCGAGAAATATATCGGTTTATACCGAACATGATAAAGAAGAACTTTATGCCTGGCAGCAAATGCTTAATCCCGACATCCTGTTTTTTTCGGGATACAGCCACAAGGTGAGTGTAGCCAGGCTGGAGGATGTGAAGTATGGTGTATATAATATCCATTTTGGCAAACTGCCGGTATTCAGGGGGCCATCACCGGTTTTCTGGCAGTTAAAAAAGGGCGAGCCTAACCTGAGCCTTACCATCCACAGGCTCAGCGATAAATTTGACAGCGGGGCAGTTGTATGGGAACATCACATTAAAAATGAAGAGCATTGCAATTACAGCTATGTAAATGATGTTTTTAGCGATTTACAGGTGCGCGGCGTATTGGATGTGCTGGAATACATTAGCCATAACCGGCCGCTGAACCAGGTAGCGCAAGACGAAACCAGGGCGGTTTATTATAATAAACCTCAACTGGCCGATATTATGATAAACTGGGAACAAATGACCGCCCGTGAAATCATTAACCTGATAAAAGCCTGCACCCCCTGGAACAGAGGGGCCAGCAGCCTGATTAACGGTCACGAACTAAAAATACTTGATGCCGAACAGGTACCGGTTGCAAGGGCAAACACCGCGCCGGGCACTATCGATATCACGAACAAAACCTTTAATGTAACCTGTGTAAATGGTGCTTCATTAAATGTTAATTTTTTTAATATCAACAACACCAGCATCCCTGCCCGGCATGCCGGTTTTTATGGTTTAAAAACCGGGCAGCAATTCATGAGTAAATTATAA